The Clostridiales bacterium DNA segment AACAGCGCTATCTTTATCTTTGCAGTTATAATTATGTTTTCGATTAACTTTAAATTTACGTTAATATTGCTTGCCTTGACTCCTCTTACCGGATATCTAGCATATCTTCTGTCTGCTAATGTAAGGCCGACATTTGCAGATGTCAGGGAACAGAACTCGAGATTGAACTCGGTTGTACAGGAAAATATCAGTGGAAACAGGGTCGTAAAGGCATTTGCAAAGGAAGATTATGAGATTGAAAAGTTTACAAAGCAGAATGATGCTTATAGAAACAGCAATATAAAATCCGCGCGGGTGTGGGAAAAATATTTGCCTGCTCTCGATTCTCTGGGCGGAGTATTAGCGGTTGTTACCGTATTGGTCGGAGGAATAATGGTTATAAACAAACGGATGACCATAGGGGAACTTGTTACATTTAACAGTTTGATATTTGCGATAAATAACCCCATGCGTATGGTGGGCTGGCTGACAAACGACGCGCAAAGGTTCATGGCATCCGCCGATAAGATATCGGCAATTTTGAGGACCCAGCCTAAGATAAAAAATAAAAAACTTCCTGTGAATAAGGAAAGCATTAAGGGCAGAGTGGAATTTAATAATGTAAGCTTCAGCTATGGTGATGAACCTGTGTTAAAGGATATAAACTTTATTGTAAAGCCGGGACAGACAGTTGCGATCATCGGACCGACAGGTTCCGGAAAGTCAACCATAGTAAGTCTTATAGCCAGATTTTATGATTGCAATGAAGGAGAGATATTGATCGACGGGATTAATGTCAAGGATATGGAAATAAAGAAATTGAGAGACAGCATAGCCATTGCCATGCAGGATATATTCCTTTTTTCGGATACTATAGAAGGGAATATAGCCTACGGTGTGCCTAATGCAACAATGGATGATGTAAAATGGGCGGCAAATGTTGCCGATGCCCATGAATTTATAGAGAGTTTCCCCGAAGGATATGATACTATCATAGGCGAAAGGGGTGTAGGGTTATCTGGCGGGCAAAAGCAGAGGATAGCGCTTGCAAGGGCGCTCTTAAAGAATCCTTCAATTTTGGTCCTGGATGATACGACATCAAGTGTCGATATCGAGACAGAGCATCATATACACAAAACATTGAAATCGTATTATAAAGACAAGACTACTTTTATAATAGCTCACAGGATTTCAGCAGTTAAAAATGCAGATTTGATTCTTGTTCTGAGTGATGGAAAAATAATAGAGCAGGGAAAGCATAAGGACCTTATCGCAAAGAAAGGTTACTACTATAATGTATATATGAATCAAGCCGGAAACTTCGATGAGGCACGCAAAAGGGAGGTTGTCTAATTGGCAAGGAATAAGTTTGATATAGATGAGGAACTGGAAGAAGAGTTTAATTTTCAAAGTTTCAAAAGACTTTTAGGATATGTTAAACCTTATAAACGCCAGGTTTATTTTACGATATTTCTGATGCTTTCATCCAGTATTGCAAACCTTGCAGGTCCTTACCTTTTAAAAATCGCACTGGATAATTCAATCCCGAATAAGGATATAAAAGGCATTATAGAATTATCAGGGATATTTTTACTGACGCTTTTGATAAGTGCCGTTTGTTTAAAGTACAAAATAAGGATAATGTCCGTCATGGGACAAAATGTTATTTATAATATAAGAAAGGATTTGTTTGTGCACCTGCAGGAGCTTCCCTTTACGTACTATGACAGCAGGCCCCACGGCAAGATTCTCGTAAGGGTTGTAAACTACGTTAATTCATTAAGCGATCTGCTATCAAACGGTATCATAAACTTTATAACCGATATATCCAGTTTGGTATTTATAATAGTGTTTATGATGCTTATTAATGTCAAACTGACGCTTATATGCATGGTAGGAATTCCTGCACTTGTTGGAGCCGTGTTTCTGATAAAAAATGCCCAGCGTAAAGCATGGCAGGTGGTAAGCAGCAAGCAGTCCAACCTTAACGCATATATACACGAAAGTATTTCAGGCATGAAAGTTACTCAATCGTTCGTAAGGGAAAAGGAGAATCTGAAAATCTTCGGTACCCAGAGCGACAGCTGCAGAAAATCGTGGATGAAGGCCGTAAAAATACAGTTTTTGATGGGGCCTTCTGTTGATAATATATCCATCCTCACCATATCGCTTGTATATTTGTTTGGCGTATCATGGATAGGTAAGGGCGTAACCGTAGGTGTGCTTATCGCATTTGTAGGGTATATCTGGAGATTCTGGGCACCTATAAATAATATTGCAAACTTCTATAACCAGATAATAAATGCGATGGCATATGTTGAAAGGATATTTGAAGCGATGGACGAAAAAGTCACCATAAAGGATCTGCCAGGTGCAGTTGAAATGCCTCCTATAAAGGGAGATTTAGAGTTCAGGCATGTAAATTTCAGCTACGATGAAGGACGCCAGATACTTTATGATATAAACTTCAAGGTTAGAAGAGGTGAGACCATAGCCCTCGTCGGGGCCACAGGCGCCGGAAAAACTACGATAATAAGCCTGATAAGCAGGTTTTATGATGTTAAGGATGGAAACATACTGATCGACGGAACAGATATAAAAGATGTGACATTGAAATCACTTAGAAGCCAGATGGGCATAATGCTTCAGGACTCGTTCGTTTTTTCAGGAACGATAATGGACAATATAAGGTATGGAAAGCTTGATGCCTCCGATGAAGAAGTTATAGCAGCGGCAAAAGCCGTAAAAGCCCATGACTTTATAATGGAAATGGAAAATGGGTATATGACGCAGGTCAACGAAAGGGGAACAAGACTTTCCGTCGGCCAGAGGCAGCTTATTTCCTTCGCACGTGCCCTTCTTGCCGATCCGAGGATACTTATACTCGATGAGGCCACGTCGAGCATAGATACGAAAACCGAAATGGCACTGCAGGAGGGGCTGCAGAGGCTTTTGCGCGGCAGGACATCCTTTATAGTGGCACACAGGCTCTCAACTATCAGAAATGCGGATAGGATTATGTACATCGATTATGGAAGGATAGTCGAAGAGGGCACTCACGATGAACTTATGAAGAAGAAAGGTGCATACTGGAAACTATATAGTGAACAGTATAACCTGCTTGAGGCGATATAGGGACGGTTAAGCAAACGCTAGGGACGGTTAAGCAAAAGTTGGGAGTTGAGGTTGCAAGTTTGGGGACGGTTAAGCAAAAATAATTGAATTATGCTGTGCTTATCCCGTTCCTATATTGATTTTTATTCTTGAATATGGAAATGTCGATAATATGGCTATATATTCATGGTATGTTAGGTTTGTATACTCATGATTATATAGCCTGTCTACTTTTTATAAGACAAAAGAACAGTTTATTTTGTAAAAAGATTTTGAGTCTGTATATCCATATCGGAATGGCTTCATTGTATATGCTGTCTTGCATCAAGCTGCGTATTCGCTGATAAATTCTCTTATTATGTCTTTAAACTCTTTCCTTTTGCTTATAAGGCCTATGCCCCTGCTGCTCAACATGGAAATCGACGACTCAGTTATGTTACCTATGATTCTCGATATATCCGTGCATTTATAGTTGCACAAACACCTCATAAGGACAACCAGCATGGACTTTGCATCCATGTTCTCTTTTGAGTTTTTTATCCTTATTTCTATGTCTGATATGTTGAATTTTTTAGCTATAAACATGGTTATGCTGTCAGGTGAAATGTCCCTCACAAGTATGGTCCTGCCGCTTCTGTATTCGGTTCCTTCATTCTTGAACTCCAGTTCATTTTTATATTTTTCAGTGTTGTACCTGTATACAAGCTGTATATAGTTTCTTCTGGCGCTTTCAGTGTTGTTGCCGAACAGGCTCATGACAAATCCTG contains these protein-coding regions:
- a CDS encoding ABC transporter ATP-binding protein → MADIKWVWEYIKKYKVRLIVSLLLVLMCSLMNMVSPYLSGKIVDDVIRGGHTGLLSRILGIMIGVTAVKSILAYRFRLNFEVISQGVIYDIRQDAYAKLQKLDFEYFDNTRTGDIMTRMTGDIEMVRHFIAWVLYASFENSAIFIFAVIIMFSINFKFTLILLALTPLTGYLAYLLSANVRPTFADVREQNSRLNSVVQENISGNRVVKAFAKEDYEIEKFTKQNDAYRNSNIKSARVWEKYLPALDSLGGVLAVVTVLVGGIMVINKRMTIGELVTFNSLIFAINNPMRMVGWLTNDAQRFMASADKISAILRTQPKIKNKKLPVNKESIKGRVEFNNVSFSYGDEPVLKDINFIVKPGQTVAIIGPTGSGKSTIVSLIARFYDCNEGEILIDGINVKDMEIKKLRDSIAIAMQDIFLFSDTIEGNIAYGVPNATMDDVKWAANVADAHEFIESFPEGYDTIIGERGVGLSGGQKQRIALARALLKNPSILVLDDTTSSVDIETEHHIHKTLKSYYKDKTTFIIAHRISAVKNADLILVLSDGKIIEQGKHKDLIAKKGYYYNVYMNQAGNFDEARKREVV
- a CDS encoding ABC transporter ATP-binding protein, translated to MARNKFDIDEELEEEFNFQSFKRLLGYVKPYKRQVYFTIFLMLSSSIANLAGPYLLKIALDNSIPNKDIKGIIELSGIFLLTLLISAVCLKYKIRIMSVMGQNVIYNIRKDLFVHLQELPFTYYDSRPHGKILVRVVNYVNSLSDLLSNGIINFITDISSLVFIIVFMMLINVKLTLICMVGIPALVGAVFLIKNAQRKAWQVVSSKQSNLNAYIHESISGMKVTQSFVREKENLKIFGTQSDSCRKSWMKAVKIQFLMGPSVDNISILTISLVYLFGVSWIGKGVTVGVLIAFVGYIWRFWAPINNIANFYNQIINAMAYVERIFEAMDEKVTIKDLPGAVEMPPIKGDLEFRHVNFSYDEGRQILYDINFKVRRGETIALVGATGAGKTTIISLISRFYDVKDGNILIDGTDIKDVTLKSLRSQMGIMLQDSFVFSGTIMDNIRYGKLDASDEEVIAAAKAVKAHDFIMEMENGYMTQVNERGTRLSVGQRQLISFARALLADPRILILDEATSSIDTKTEMALQEGLQRLLRGRTSFIVAHRLSTIRNADRIMYIDYGRIVEEGTHDELMKKKGAYWKLYSEQYNLLEAI
- a CDS encoding transposase, with the protein product GFVMSLFGNNTESARRNYIQLVYRYNTEKYKNELEFKNEGTEYRSGRTILVRDISPDSITMFIAKKFNISDIEIRIKNSKENMDAKSMLVVLMRCLCNYKCTDISRIIGNITESSISMLSSRGIGLISKRKEFKDIIREFISEYAA